The following coding sequences are from one bacterium SCSIO 12741 window:
- a CDS encoding peptidoglycan DD-metalloendopeptidase family protein codes for MNLRYFQLLLIAFASLLLGTACQDDDQIADSSLPPVEEEAPVVHIEYGIETDSFKVVRGVINKNEMLSHILLQHHIPWPEIDRLVKRAKPVYDVRKLASGKSYTILCSQDSIDKAQYFIYDANAIDYVVFDLRDSMRVYKGQRDVHLVRKEVAGTIHSSLYETLMKVKASPALAMELSEIYAWSIDFYRIQKGDQFKVIYYDKYVEDTRVGVGHIEAALFQHRKEPFYAFPFDQDGQVAFFDQDGKSLRKAFLKAPLKFGRISSGYSNRRYHPVQKRWKAHRGTDYAAPTGTPILAVGDGVVIEARYKKFNGNYVKIKHNGTYTTQYLHMSKFAKGMKKGKYVRQGDVIGYVGSTGLATGPHVCFRFWKNGKQVDHRREKLPPSLPIKEAYKEQFEAHKDSMKIELDNIPFATDKEPELAGF; via the coding sequence TTGAATTTGAGGTATTTTCAACTTTTACTGATTGCTTTTGCGTCTCTGCTGCTGGGTACGGCTTGTCAAGACGATGATCAAATTGCTGATAGCTCCCTTCCGCCTGTGGAAGAAGAAGCTCCTGTTGTTCATATTGAATACGGCATTGAAACGGATTCATTTAAAGTGGTTAGAGGTGTGATCAATAAGAATGAGATGCTTTCTCACATTCTTTTGCAACACCACATTCCATGGCCGGAAATTGACCGCCTGGTAAAACGGGCTAAGCCGGTTTATGATGTTCGTAAATTGGCCAGCGGAAAGTCCTACACCATTCTCTGTAGCCAGGATTCGATTGACAAAGCCCAGTACTTTATCTACGATGCGAATGCAATCGATTACGTTGTTTTTGACCTGAGAGACTCCATGCGGGTTTACAAGGGGCAGCGAGATGTACACTTGGTTAGAAAAGAAGTAGCTGGAACCATTCATTCCTCCCTGTACGAAACGCTAATGAAAGTGAAGGCGAGTCCGGCCTTAGCTATGGAGTTGAGCGAAATCTATGCCTGGAGTATTGACTTTTACCGCATTCAAAAAGGAGACCAGTTCAAGGTTATTTACTACGACAAATACGTGGAAGATACCCGTGTGGGAGTTGGACACATTGAAGCGGCCTTGTTTCAGCACCGCAAAGAACCGTTCTATGCATTTCCATTTGATCAGGATGGGCAGGTGGCCTTCTTTGATCAGGATGGAAAGAGCTTGAGAAAGGCCTTTTTGAAAGCACCCTTAAAGTTTGGACGAATTAGTTCTGGCTATTCCAATCGCCGCTATCACCCGGTACAAAAACGCTGGAAGGCCCACCGCGGTACTGACTATGCAGCGCCTACAGGAACGCCGATTTTAGCGGTAGGGGATGGCGTTGTGATCGAAGCCCGGTACAAAAAGTTTAATGGCAATTACGTCAAGATTAAGCACAATGGAACCTACACGACCCAATACCTGCACATGAGCAAGTTTGCCAAAGGGATGAAAAAGGGTAAATACGTTCGCCAGGGTGATGTAATTGGTTACGTGGGTAGCACTGGATTGGCCACTGGACCTCATGTGTGCTTCCGTTTTTGGAAAAATGGAAAACAGGTGGATCACCGTCGGGAAAAGTTACCCCCATCTTTGCCTATCAAAGAGGCCTACAAAGAGCAATTTGAAGCCCACAAGGATTCCATGAAAATTGAATTGGATAATATCCCCTTTGCTACCGATAAGGAGCCTGAGCTAGCGGGATTCTGA
- the sufB gene encoding Fe-S cluster assembly protein SufB, with protein MGQDEILEEHINSDYKYGFVTNIESDKIPKGLNEDVIRLISEKKEEPEWMLEFRLKAFEQFKKMTEPEWAHVHYPKIDFQDIHYYSAPKPKKKLDSLDEVDPELLETFNKLGISLEEQKRLTGVAVDVVMDSVSVKTTFKEKLAELGVIFCSFSEAIKDHPDLIKKYLASVVPTTDNFYAALNSAVFSDGSFCYIPKGVRCPMELSTYFRINEAGTGQFERTLIVADEGSYVSYLEGCTAPMRDENQLHAAVVEIVALDNAEVKYSTVQNWYPGDKEGKGGIYNFVTKRGLCAGVHSKISWTQVETGSAVTWKYPSCILKGDYSVGEFYSVAVTNNYQQADTGTKMIHIGKHTKSTIISKGISAGKSNNSYRGQVRINKSATQARNFSQCDSLLIGSTCGAHTFPYIETHNSSARVEHEATTSKIGEDQLFYCQQRGIEMEKAISLIVNGYCKEVLNQLPMEFAVEAQKLLDISLEGSVG; from the coding sequence ATGGGGCAAGATGAGATTCTAGAAGAACACATAAACTCAGATTACAAGTATGGTTTTGTAACCAACATTGAATCTGATAAAATTCCCAAAGGATTAAATGAAGATGTCATTCGACTCATTTCCGAGAAAAAGGAAGAGCCGGAATGGATGCTTGAATTTCGATTGAAGGCGTTTGAGCAGTTCAAAAAGATGACCGAACCGGAATGGGCTCATGTTCATTATCCAAAAATAGATTTCCAGGATATCCATTATTATTCGGCTCCAAAGCCAAAGAAGAAGTTGGATAGTTTGGATGAGGTGGATCCGGAATTGTTGGAGACCTTCAACAAACTGGGGATTTCTCTCGAAGAGCAAAAACGATTGACCGGTGTAGCCGTGGATGTTGTGATGGACTCGGTTTCGGTCAAAACGACTTTTAAAGAGAAGTTGGCCGAATTGGGTGTAATTTTCTGCTCTTTCTCAGAAGCCATTAAGGATCATCCTGATTTGATCAAAAAATACCTGGCTTCGGTAGTTCCAACGACCGACAATTTTTATGCAGCGCTCAACAGTGCCGTATTTTCCGATGGATCTTTCTGCTACATTCCCAAAGGCGTTCGCTGTCCTATGGAATTGTCTACCTACTTCCGAATTAATGAGGCGGGTACAGGGCAATTTGAACGGACTTTGATCGTGGCCGATGAAGGAAGTTATGTAAGCTATCTGGAAGGTTGTACCGCACCCATGCGGGATGAAAATCAATTGCACGCCGCCGTGGTAGAAATTGTGGCCCTGGATAATGCTGAGGTGAAATACTCGACGGTTCAAAACTGGTATCCAGGTGATAAAGAAGGAAAAGGTGGGATTTACAACTTCGTTACCAAGCGTGGCTTGTGTGCAGGTGTGCATTCCAAAATTTCCTGGACGCAGGTGGAAACAGGTTCTGCGGTTACCTGGAAATACCCGAGTTGTATTCTCAAAGGAGATTACTCGGTGGGTGAATTCTATAGTGTGGCTGTAACCAACAACTACCAGCAAGCGGATACCGGTACCAAGATGATTCATATTGGTAAACACACCAAGTCTACTATTATCTCTAAGGGTATTTCAGCCGGAAAAAGCAACAACTCCTACCGTGGACAGGTAAGAATAAATAAAAGTGCAACCCAAGCCCGAAACTTCTCTCAATGCGATTCGCTCTTGATTGGAAGTACTTGTGGAGCGCATACCTTCCCCTACATCGAGACCCACAACAGCTCGGCCAGGGTGGAGCACGAGGCAACCACTTCGAAGATTGGTGAAGACCAACTTTTCTATTGCCAGCAACGGGGGATAGAAATGGAAAAAGCCATCAGTCTAATCGTAAATGGTTACTGCAAAGAAGTACTAAATCAACTGCCTATGGAATTTGCTGTGGAAGCGCAGAAATTGCTGGACATTTCACTCGAAGGTTCTGTAGGGTAA
- the thiL gene encoding thiamine-phosphate kinase codes for MTDPQENRTELEEFGEFGLIQHLTKPIKLHHKESIKGVGDDAAVIDTGKELTLVSTDMLTEGVHFDLMYVPLKHLGYKAVAVNLSDIYAMNGTPKQITVSIAVSNRFSVEALEELYSGMLKACEAYQVDLIGGDTTSSLSGLTISVTAMGTVSKEKVTYRNGAKENELVCVSGDLGAAYVGLQLLEREKQIFSDNSLVQPDLEGKDYVLERQLKPEARIQAVKVLDDVDIQPTAMIDVSDGLASELIHITSQSGKGVQIYEDKIPIDPATIMAAEELGLDPTMAALNGGEDYELLFTIKPDDYDKIKDIEGLHVIGHITDANAGCHLVTKAGTLVSLKAQGWNAFGERNEG; via the coding sequence ATGACGGATCCACAGGAAAATCGCACGGAGTTGGAAGAATTCGGGGAATTCGGATTGATTCAACACTTGACTAAGCCTATTAAACTGCACCACAAGGAAAGCATTAAAGGCGTAGGTGATGATGCCGCTGTGATTGACACAGGTAAGGAATTGACCTTGGTGAGTACAGACATGCTTACCGAAGGTGTGCATTTTGACTTAATGTATGTTCCGTTAAAACACTTGGGCTACAAAGCAGTAGCCGTGAATCTGTCGGACATCTACGCCATGAACGGAACCCCAAAACAAATTACCGTGTCCATTGCGGTGAGCAACCGTTTTTCTGTTGAAGCTCTGGAGGAATTATATAGTGGAATGCTCAAGGCCTGTGAGGCATACCAAGTGGATTTGATTGGTGGCGACACCACTTCTTCTCTTTCCGGGTTAACCATAAGCGTGACTGCCATGGGAACGGTTTCAAAAGAGAAAGTAACCTACCGCAATGGGGCTAAAGAAAATGAACTGGTTTGCGTAAGTGGTGATTTAGGCGCCGCCTATGTTGGCCTTCAATTGCTGGAACGCGAAAAACAGATTTTTAGCGACAATTCCCTGGTTCAACCCGACTTAGAGGGCAAGGACTATGTTTTGGAACGTCAACTAAAACCTGAGGCCCGTATTCAAGCCGTAAAGGTGCTCGACGATGTGGACATTCAGCCCACTGCTATGATTGATGTATCCGACGGTTTGGCGAGTGAACTCATTCACATTACTTCGCAATCCGGCAAAGGGGTTCAAATCTACGAAGACAAAATTCCTATTGATCCGGCTACGATTATGGCAGCTGAAGAATTGGGATTAGATCCAACCATGGCGGCTTTGAATGGCGGAGAGGACTATGAATTGCTTTTCACCATTAAGCCTGATGATTACGATAAGATCAAGGACATTGAAGGGCTTCATGTAATCGGACACATTACAGATGCTAACGCTGGTTGCCATTTGGTGACCAAAGCTGGAACGCTGGTATCTCTCAAAGCACAAGGCTGGAATGCCTTTGGCGAGCGAAACGAGGGTTAA
- a CDS encoding ComF family protein, translated as MLKEIISLFFPHLCVGCEEPINDIKQQICLKCRFQIPLTEFDRFSDNPVEKLLWGKAPVKAATSYFYFKKDSSLQKAIHSLKYEGNQRMGLELGQWMGEGLKDSPRFPTPDFLIPVPLHRKKEKTRGYNQSELLAQGINQVTHVPIHTGNLIRSVHTTSQTQKGHYERFENMSTSFQVEHPDKLQGKKVWLIDDVITTGSTLAECATALGSVQNIEIFAVTVAVAS; from the coding sequence ATGCTGAAAGAAATTATTTCACTGTTCTTTCCACACCTCTGTGTAGGTTGTGAGGAACCTATCAACGACATCAAGCAACAAATATGCCTGAAATGCCGCTTTCAGATTCCTTTAACGGAGTTTGACCGGTTTTCGGATAATCCGGTAGAAAAATTATTGTGGGGAAAGGCTCCGGTGAAGGCGGCCACCAGTTATTTCTACTTTAAAAAGGATTCCTCTCTGCAAAAAGCAATTCACTCGCTCAAGTATGAAGGAAATCAACGTATGGGGCTTGAATTGGGGCAGTGGATGGGAGAGGGGCTTAAGGATAGCCCTCGGTTTCCCACGCCTGATTTTTTAATACCGGTGCCCTTGCATCGTAAAAAAGAAAAGACAAGAGGCTATAATCAGAGTGAGCTCCTGGCCCAGGGAATTAACCAGGTGACTCATGTACCCATTCATACAGGCAATTTGATTCGATCGGTTCATACCACCTCGCAAACCCAAAAAGGACATTACGAACGGTTTGAAAATATGAGCACCTCCTTTCAGGTAGAGCACCCTGACAAGCTACAGGGTAAGAAAGTTTGGTTGATTGATGATGTGATTACAACTGGATCAACGCTGGCCGAATGTGCCACTGCTCTGGGTTCTGTTCAAAACATCGAAATTTTTGCGGTAACCGTGGCTGTGGCGTCCTAA
- the sufD gene encoding Fe-S cluster assembly protein SufD, producing MPDKFMAETVTPKKKAAFHEGGAFQFAETGSEWHNQAQQALASLSFPSSREEYWKYSRVSKIKQLELERSDQEKATQEDVAFDLVFRNGSLVHNGLTLSELEVEEHNQIWQSIGQLEDHYFLALNAVAMTAGISIKVPAGLQLAHAIKIKVESSGQQKVAQPRISILWEKGSHADFVFEYSQNNGALCLTNLVVDGEMKANASGSVNQLQQPGEQNYLITQIDATQERDSRLEMNTLSINGTFIRNNINVLSGGENCETVMNGIYLPKGEEHMDNHTFVDHAYPHCRSEENYKGVLNDRSSGVFNGKVMVRQDAQKIEAFQSNQNILLSDDAGVNSKPELEIYADDVRCSHGSTTGQLDEEPLFYLQSRGIPADKAKQLLVEAFVYEVIGRMSVGDFKAQVQEVLEKRQEEELNR from the coding sequence TTGCCGGATAAGTTTATGGCAGAAACGGTTACACCAAAGAAAAAAGCAGCCTTTCACGAAGGAGGCGCTTTTCAGTTCGCCGAGACCGGGTCTGAATGGCACAATCAAGCCCAACAGGCTTTGGCTTCATTAAGTTTTCCGAGCTCCAGAGAGGAGTATTGGAAGTATTCTCGGGTTTCTAAAATCAAGCAACTTGAGCTGGAGCGTTCCGATCAGGAAAAAGCTACTCAGGAAGATGTTGCTTTTGACTTGGTTTTCAGAAATGGAAGCCTGGTACACAATGGACTCACCCTTTCTGAGCTCGAAGTAGAAGAGCATAATCAGATCTGGCAAAGCATCGGGCAATTGGAAGATCACTATTTCCTGGCTTTGAATGCTGTGGCTATGACTGCAGGAATTTCCATCAAAGTTCCCGCTGGATTGCAATTGGCTCATGCCATCAAAATCAAGGTGGAATCTTCGGGGCAGCAAAAAGTGGCTCAACCGCGTATTTCCATTTTATGGGAAAAGGGTTCGCACGCTGACTTTGTTTTTGAATACAGTCAGAATAACGGTGCATTGTGCTTGACAAACCTCGTTGTAGACGGAGAAATGAAGGCCAATGCAAGCGGTTCGGTAAATCAATTGCAACAGCCTGGTGAGCAGAATTACCTGATTACCCAAATTGATGCGACTCAAGAAAGAGATAGTCGGTTGGAGATGAATACTTTGTCCATTAACGGAACATTCATTCGAAACAACATCAATGTTCTTTCCGGTGGGGAAAATTGCGAAACCGTAATGAACGGTATTTACCTGCCAAAAGGTGAGGAACATATGGATAACCACACATTTGTGGATCATGCCTACCCACATTGCCGTTCGGAAGAGAATTATAAAGGCGTACTAAACGATCGCTCTTCCGGCGTATTCAATGGAAAAGTAATGGTGCGTCAGGATGCCCAGAAAATTGAGGCATTTCAGAGCAATCAAAATATTCTCTTGTCCGATGATGCTGGAGTGAATTCAAAACCCGAATTGGAAATTTATGCAGACGATGTACGCTGTAGTCATGGATCCACTACCGGGCAATTGGATGAAGAACCTTTATTCTACTTGCAGTCCAGAGGAATCCCTGCCGATAAAGCCAAGCAGCTTTTGGTAGAGGCCTTTGTATACGAGGTGATTGGCCGAATGAGCGTTGGAGATTTCAAAGCTCAGGTTCAGGAAGTATTGGAAAAAAGACAAGAAGAGGAACTAAACCGATGA
- a CDS encoding iron-sulfur cluster assembly accessory protein, whose amino-acid sequence MIKVSEEAKNEVLRLMEADKIPQGSLIRVGVEGGGCSGLTYKMNFDTEMKEDDKIFEDRGIKIAVDKKSFLYLAGTTLEYSSGLNGKGFSFNNPNANRTCGCGESFAI is encoded by the coding sequence ATGATAAAAGTATCAGAAGAAGCAAAGAACGAAGTGCTCCGATTGATGGAGGCTGATAAGATACCTCAAGGGTCATTGATTCGGGTAGGTGTAGAAGGCGGAGGGTGCTCCGGCTTAACCTATAAAATGAATTTTGATACCGAAATGAAAGAAGACGACAAAATCTTTGAGGATAGAGGTATTAAAATCGCGGTGGACAAGAAAAGTTTTCTCTACCTGGCAGGAACAACCCTGGAGTATTCCAGTGGGCTTAACGGTAAAGGATTTTCTTTTAACAATCCAAACGCAAACCGTACCTGTGGGTGTGGTGAGAGTTTCGCGATTTAA
- the def gene encoding peptide deformylase: MASRTTVLLSITLLIWSGSLLAQKKSPLKKKERQLIESGNPNEPMRLWLTTNPKDSALLRKVAKPVNLEKDSNLIHYFHKRFLVTVKDPKNMGVGIAAPQVGLSRQMILVQRFDQEGSPFGFYLNPRILEYSDSTQLGKEGCLSIPNQTGMVFRAQEIVVEYLDLSGKKHMESVDGFTSVIFQHEIDHLNGILFTDHLNSEREKKIDPKSESR; the protein is encoded by the coding sequence ATGGCCAGCAGGACTACCGTACTCTTATCGATTACCCTTCTGATTTGGAGTGGATCCTTATTGGCCCAAAAGAAATCGCCGCTAAAGAAAAAGGAGCGCCAACTCATTGAGAGTGGCAATCCGAATGAACCCATGCGGCTTTGGTTAACCACAAATCCCAAAGATTCTGCCCTGCTTCGAAAAGTAGCTAAGCCCGTTAATCTGGAAAAGGACAGCAACCTAATCCATTACTTTCACAAACGTTTCTTGGTTACTGTAAAAGACCCCAAGAACATGGGCGTGGGCATCGCCGCCCCTCAGGTCGGTTTGAGCAGACAAATGATCTTGGTACAGCGCTTTGATCAGGAAGGGAGCCCTTTTGGCTTCTACCTGAATCCCAGAATTTTGGAATATTCTGATTCTACCCAGCTGGGTAAAGAAGGCTGCCTGAGCATTCCGAATCAAACGGGAATGGTGTTTCGAGCCCAGGAAATTGTGGTTGAGTACTTAGACTTAAGTGGCAAGAAACATATGGAATCGGTCGATGGATTTACCTCTGTGATTTTCCAGCATGAAATCGATCACCTCAACGGCATACTGTTTACCGATCACTTGAACTCGGAAAGGGAAAAGAAAATTGACCCGAAATCAGAATCCCGCTAG
- the sufC gene encoding Fe-S cluster assembly ATPase SufC — MLKIEDLRAEIDGKEILKGLNLEVKPGEVHAIMGPNGSGKSTLASVLAGREEYEVTGGSILFEGKDLLDLEPHERAAEGVFLAFQYPVEIPGVSNINFLKTAINEIRNYHGQEKMAAKDFLKLVKEKKELVELSGNLANRSVNEGFSGGEKKRNEIFQMAMLDPKLAVLDETDSGLDIDALRIVANGVNKIKDDSKGVVVITHYQRLLDYIVPDYVHVLYKGRIVKSGTKELALELEEKGYDWLKSEAVAG, encoded by the coding sequence ATGTTAAAGATTGAAGACTTACGAGCGGAAATTGATGGCAAGGAAATCCTGAAAGGATTGAACCTGGAGGTGAAGCCTGGAGAGGTTCATGCCATTATGGGGCCGAATGGATCAGGTAAAAGTACACTGGCATCGGTTCTTGCCGGAAGAGAAGAATATGAAGTTACAGGTGGCTCTATTTTGTTTGAAGGAAAAGACCTCCTGGACTTGGAACCTCATGAGCGGGCAGCTGAAGGGGTATTTCTTGCATTCCAATACCCGGTGGAAATTCCAGGAGTGAGTAACATCAACTTCTTGAAAACGGCCATCAATGAAATCAGAAATTACCACGGCCAGGAAAAAATGGCTGCGAAGGATTTTCTGAAATTGGTGAAGGAAAAGAAAGAACTGGTTGAGCTAAGTGGAAACCTGGCCAATCGCTCGGTAAACGAGGGATTCTCCGGTGGAGAAAAGAAAAGAAATGAAATCTTCCAAATGGCAATGCTTGATCCCAAGTTGGCCGTGTTGGATGAAACTGACTCTGGGCTTGATATCGACGCGCTGCGCATTGTGGCTAATGGAGTGAATAAAATTAAGGACGATTCCAAAGGCGTTGTGGTTATTACGCACTACCAGCGTTTGTTGGATTACATCGTACCTGATTATGTACACGTATTGTACAAAGGTCGGATCGTAAAATCGGGTACCAAAGAATTGGCTTTGGAATTGGAAGAAAAAGGGTACGATTGGTTAAAGTCGGAGGCAGTTGCCGGATAA